One window of the Tautonia marina genome contains the following:
- a CDS encoding cobalamin-binding protein, which yields MRIASLLPSLSELVCDLGRGEWLVGVTHECDFPSHLARLPHLTRSKIDPGGTSAEIDAVVAEQGGSLYELDRDLLEALKPDLILTQTQCDVCAVNEATVRKVAEILPSRPRVESVNPTDLAGVFEVFRRVGRLLDAEVEAETLIGRFESTAREIAQRRAGRPQPGTIMVEWTDPPFTSGHWNPELVALAGGRELLAQNGEASRRTNWETIMAAQPEVLLIAPCGFELDRVRQEVAPLTRLDGWQTLPAVRHGMVTIADGSAYFARPGPRLEASLRIAAAAIDPETCSDLAPTSGWERLVVEV from the coding sequence ATGCGAATTGCCAGCCTCTTGCCCTCGCTCTCCGAACTCGTCTGCGACCTTGGCCGCGGGGAATGGCTGGTCGGCGTGACGCACGAGTGCGACTTCCCTTCCCACCTTGCCCGATTGCCTCACCTGACGCGCAGCAAGATCGATCCGGGCGGCACCAGCGCCGAGATTGATGCGGTGGTCGCCGAGCAAGGCGGCAGCTTGTATGAACTCGATCGCGATTTGCTTGAAGCGCTCAAGCCCGACCTGATCCTGACCCAGACCCAGTGCGACGTCTGCGCGGTCAATGAGGCGACCGTTCGCAAGGTGGCCGAAATCCTGCCCAGCCGGCCTCGGGTCGAGAGTGTCAATCCAACCGATCTGGCCGGCGTGTTCGAGGTCTTTCGGCGGGTCGGGCGTCTCCTCGATGCGGAGGTCGAGGCCGAAACGCTGATCGGCCGCTTCGAGTCCACGGCCCGAGAGATCGCCCAGCGTCGGGCCGGTCGGCCCCAGCCAGGGACGATCATGGTCGAGTGGACCGATCCCCCCTTTACCTCGGGCCACTGGAACCCGGAGTTGGTCGCCCTGGCCGGAGGTCGGGAGCTGCTGGCCCAGAACGGCGAAGCCTCGCGCCGGACGAACTGGGAAACCATCATGGCCGCTCAACCCGAGGTGCTTCTCATCGCTCCCTGCGGGTTCGAGCTGGATCGGGTTCGGCAGGAGGTGGCCCCCCTCACTCGGCTCGACGGCTGGCAGACGTTGCCCGCCGTCCGTCACGGAATGGTGACGATCGCCGATGGCTCCGCCTATTTTGCCAGGCCAGGCCCCCGCCTCGAAGCGAGCCTGCGCATTGCCGCCGCCGCCATCGATCCGGAAACGTGCTCGGACCTGGCGCCGACCTCCGGATGGGAACGCCTGGTCGTTGAGGTTTGA
- a CDS encoding M16 family metallopeptidase, with translation MTFYHETLPNGLQVILEQNERARSAAAGFFVRAGSRDETPELAGVSHFLEHMVFKGTARRDALAVNRDFDRIGARHNAQTSEEDTIYHVSCLPEYLPQALDVLADIMRPRLDAEDFDTEKQVIIEEIKMYDDNPMMVAYEAAKAAHFDHHPLGKSVLGTVDTIGALTVDQMRAYFAQRYGPPNVVLAVAGNVEWSNVLDLAGSLCSSWTGPSADRELLPHRGVGQPQGLLRKDDHQETVIAVADAPALESPDRYVASLIATILGDHSGSRLYWELIDPGHADGADLSFQDYQGAGAYYSLLSCDPPSAQENLERMVSVYRTFAAEGATPEELDRAKNKILSRLVLRSERPMGRLMPLGYDWTYRQTYQPIEQEILSYSAVSLEEIRRVLEQYPLLPMTLVAVGPKTDIQPPA, from the coding sequence GTGACGTTTTACCACGAGACGCTTCCCAACGGCCTGCAAGTGATCCTCGAACAGAACGAACGGGCGCGATCCGCGGCGGCCGGGTTCTTCGTCCGAGCCGGAAGCCGAGACGAAACGCCCGAGCTGGCCGGCGTTTCGCACTTCCTGGAACACATGGTGTTCAAGGGGACCGCCCGCCGCGATGCCCTGGCCGTAAATCGCGACTTCGACCGGATCGGTGCCCGGCACAACGCGCAGACCTCCGAGGAGGACACGATCTATCACGTCTCCTGCCTCCCCGAGTACCTTCCCCAGGCGCTCGACGTCCTGGCCGACATCATGCGACCCAGGCTCGATGCCGAGGATTTCGACACCGAGAAGCAGGTCATCATCGAAGAAATCAAGATGTACGATGACAACCCGATGATGGTCGCCTACGAGGCCGCCAAGGCGGCTCACTTCGACCATCACCCACTCGGGAAAAGTGTGCTGGGAACGGTGGACACCATCGGGGCGTTGACGGTCGATCAGATGCGAGCCTACTTCGCCCAGCGCTACGGCCCACCGAATGTGGTGCTGGCCGTCGCCGGAAATGTCGAGTGGTCGAATGTTCTCGATCTGGCGGGCTCGCTTTGCAGTTCCTGGACCGGACCCTCCGCCGATCGAGAGCTGCTGCCGCACCGCGGAGTCGGCCAGCCCCAAGGATTGCTCCGCAAGGACGACCATCAGGAAACCGTCATCGCCGTCGCCGATGCTCCCGCCCTGGAGAGCCCCGATCGGTATGTCGCCTCCCTGATCGCGACGATCCTCGGAGATCACTCCGGATCGCGGCTCTACTGGGAACTGATCGACCCCGGCCATGCCGACGGCGCCGATCTGAGTTTCCAGGATTACCAGGGAGCCGGAGCCTACTATTCCCTCCTGAGTTGCGATCCCCCCTCGGCCCAGGAAAATCTGGAACGCATGGTTTCGGTCTATCGCACGTTCGCCGCCGAAGGGGCGACCCCGGAGGAGCTGGATCGGGCGAAGAACAAGATCCTCTCGCGGCTCGTCCTTCGCTCGGAGCGTCCTATGGGACGCTTGATGCCGCTCGGCTACGATTGGACCTACCGCCAAACCTATCAGCCGATCGAGCAGGAAATCCTCTCCTATTCCGCAGTCAGCCTGGAGGAGATTCGCCGCGTCCTGGAGCAGTACCCCCTCTTGCCCATGACCCTCGTGGCCGTTGGGCCGAAGACCGACATCCAACCGCCGGCCTGA
- a CDS encoding M16 family metallopeptidase has translation MTPELRQHQFPNGLILLAEPMPHVQSAAFSMLIPAGAAFEPADRPGVAAMLGEWVTRGAGERDSRELLGALDELGVSHAVGAQTLHASVSAAALGRNLLPALEIFADVLRRPRFEDEEVESIRALCYQSLRSLEDDPGSKTITELRRRHFADPWGRSAIGTVEGITAATPEDLRAHYQRTYRPDRAILGVAGAFDWDRLRDEVARLFADWEPGAEIAIQERPAGPHRDHISQETQQTQIALAFPTVAVAHPDYYRARATAAILGGYTSARLFTEVREKRGLCYSVFASYEAHKDRAAVICYAGTAPERAQQTLDVTLDELRRLAAEGVEAEELDMMRAGLKSALIMQQESSMSRSASLAADWFHLGRVRPLDEVSAALDALTPADVSAFAAGMELDAMTVLTLGPDPLTLP, from the coding sequence ATGACCCCCGAGTTGCGTCAGCACCAGTTTCCCAACGGACTCATCCTGCTCGCCGAGCCGATGCCGCATGTTCAGTCGGCGGCGTTCAGCATGTTGATTCCGGCGGGGGCGGCCTTCGAGCCGGCCGACAGGCCCGGCGTGGCGGCGATGCTCGGCGAGTGGGTCACCCGGGGGGCCGGCGAGCGCGATAGCCGGGAACTGCTCGGGGCGCTCGACGAACTGGGGGTGTCTCACGCCGTTGGTGCCCAAACCCTGCACGCCAGCGTCTCCGCCGCGGCCCTCGGTCGAAACCTCCTGCCCGCGCTCGAAATCTTCGCCGATGTCCTCCGACGACCTCGATTCGAAGACGAGGAGGTCGAATCGATCCGAGCCCTCTGCTACCAGTCGCTCCGCAGCCTGGAAGACGATCCGGGCTCGAAAACCATCACCGAGCTGCGTCGGAGACACTTTGCCGACCCCTGGGGCCGCTCGGCCATCGGCACCGTCGAGGGGATCACGGCCGCCACTCCCGAGGACCTGCGCGCTCACTATCAGCGGACCTACCGGCCCGACCGCGCCATCCTCGGCGTGGCGGGGGCATTTGACTGGGACAGGCTTCGTGACGAGGTCGCCCGCCTCTTTGCCGACTGGGAACCAGGGGCCGAGATCGCGATTCAGGAACGCCCGGCCGGTCCCCATCGCGATCACATTTCCCAGGAAACGCAGCAAACCCAGATTGCCCTCGCCTTCCCGACCGTCGCGGTAGCCCACCCCGACTACTATCGGGCCCGAGCGACTGCGGCGATCCTTGGCGGCTACACCTCGGCCCGTCTGTTCACCGAGGTTCGCGAGAAACGCGGACTCTGCTACTCGGTCTTCGCCTCGTACGAGGCCCACAAGGACCGCGCCGCGGTGATCTGCTATGCCGGAACCGCTCCCGAACGCGCCCAGCAGACGCTCGACGTCACCCTCGACGAGCTGCGACGCCTGGCGGCCGAGGGGGTCGAGGCCGAGGAGCTGGACATGATGCGGGCGGGCTTGAAGAGCGCCTTGATCATGCAGCAGGAATCGAGCATGAGCCGGTCGGCTTCCCTTGCGGCCGACTGGTTCCACCTGGGACGGGTCCGCCCGCTCGATGAAGTCTCCGCCGCGCTGGATGCCTTGACCCCGGCCGATGTGAGTGCCTTCGCCGCCGGGATGGAACTGGACGCCATGACCGTCCTCACCCTCGGCCCCGATCCGCTGACCCTGCCCTGA
- a CDS encoding GNAT family N-acetyltransferase, producing the protein MITYYKRYRMEIDLAGINPPSLPAPYEWKPWDESLLEAHAQVKYLCFRDEIDAHVFPCLSNLPGCRRLMREIRRKPGFLPAATWLIAAPAGYVATIQGVIDREGFGAIQNVGVLPAWRGRGLGGRLVCRALMGFREQGVPRAFLEVTAENAHAVRLYRSLGFRRVKTLYKAVDG; encoded by the coding sequence GTGATTACTTACTACAAACGGTATCGCATGGAGATCGATCTGGCAGGGATCAACCCGCCCTCGTTGCCGGCTCCTTACGAATGGAAACCCTGGGATGAGTCGCTGCTGGAAGCTCACGCTCAGGTCAAGTATCTTTGCTTTCGGGACGAGATCGACGCTCATGTCTTTCCCTGCCTGAGCAACCTTCCCGGATGCCGTCGCCTGATGAGGGAGATTCGACGCAAGCCGGGGTTTCTGCCCGCAGCGACCTGGCTCATTGCCGCGCCGGCCGGCTACGTGGCCACCATTCAGGGAGTGATTGACCGAGAAGGCTTCGGCGCGATCCAGAACGTCGGCGTCTTGCCCGCCTGGAGAGGCCGAGGGCTTGGTGGCCGGCTCGTCTGCCGGGCCTTGATGGGCTTTCGAGAGCAAGGCGTCCCTCGCGCGTTTCTCGAAGTGACGGCCGAGAACGCTCACGCCGTTCGGCTGTATCGATCGCTTGGCTTTCGCCGCGTGAAAACGCTGTACAAGGCCGTCGATGGCTGA
- a CDS encoding SUMF1/EgtB/PvdO family nonheme iron enzyme, which translates to MRRPLPALLVLMIFCVCGARQGGPQEPASLTQWLGPASLVSNAGPGETLYLLRASVRWSDSAPNQRSRYAVELRRPDGQVERRPLRPSEGPGSSVITVQIPARAVRNRLPNEVRIEARLVDAASGTPFGRSLSGTIDQFPTTTSPESRRPVGPFSRGRALDPGDQGGQLLPRPGPDGWRFLRIASSAESPGLFLATTEATNRQISERLPDHDPNAGRSDEFILDAPDQPAVNLTPRRAEAYLKALSAADSSGVSYRLPTLDEWHHAARAGRSTRFWWGDSPEFPEGANFFGPEPGEASDTTVAASAPGYETNPWGLSHGFGNVEEWVKPIRDGSAFARVGGHFRSEPDEAFEPWVTNDPDALGPDPFVGLRPAFDLDAERGAALIRAALADDPTLNDVVVSFDPDRSQATLSGLVPEPDDRRRAVELLDRFWWLAAVEDAMVTPSIPEGQLARLGAPSGPPRRTSVLGRAFLEVPVAVRWDGPQPVVGSDWWVNVFGRGGSHFAHQLDRNAPGRSPVRVSVPVALLDADRSVRIALSLGRPESSPDGRGIVSDLATLTVRP; encoded by the coding sequence ATGAGGAGACCGCTCCCCGCATTGCTCGTCCTGATGATCTTCTGCGTCTGCGGAGCCCGCCAGGGAGGCCCGCAGGAACCAGCCTCGCTGACACAGTGGCTCGGCCCGGCCTCACTCGTCTCGAACGCGGGTCCAGGGGAGACGCTCTACCTGCTTCGGGCGTCGGTTCGATGGTCCGACTCGGCCCCGAACCAACGGTCCCGGTATGCGGTCGAGCTCCGGAGACCCGATGGGCAGGTCGAACGGCGGCCGTTGCGACCTTCCGAGGGGCCGGGCTCGTCGGTCATCACGGTCCAGATTCCCGCCCGGGCGGTCCGGAATCGGTTGCCGAACGAGGTCCGCATCGAGGCAAGGCTCGTCGACGCGGCAAGCGGAACCCCATTTGGCCGTTCACTTTCCGGCACGATCGACCAGTTTCCCACGACCACATCTCCTGAGAGTCGCAGGCCGGTTGGTCCGTTCAGCCGGGGCCGAGCGCTCGATCCCGGAGACCAGGGCGGGCAGCTTTTGCCCAGGCCGGGACCGGACGGCTGGAGGTTTCTCCGAATCGCCTCAAGCGCGGAATCCCCCGGCCTGTTTCTCGCCACGACCGAGGCCACCAACCGCCAGATCTCCGAGCGTTTGCCCGATCACGACCCGAACGCAGGCCGATCCGACGAGTTCATCCTCGACGCTCCCGACCAACCGGCGGTGAACCTCACGCCTCGTCGAGCCGAGGCGTACCTCAAGGCCCTGAGCGCGGCCGATTCCTCCGGCGTCTCCTACCGCTTGCCCACGCTCGACGAATGGCACCACGCCGCCCGAGCCGGCCGATCAACGAGATTCTGGTGGGGAGACAGCCCCGAGTTTCCCGAGGGTGCCAACTTCTTCGGACCCGAGCCCGGCGAGGCGAGCGATACGACCGTTGCCGCCTCCGCTCCGGGATACGAAACGAACCCGTGGGGCCTGTCGCACGGCTTCGGGAATGTCGAGGAGTGGGTCAAACCGATTCGCGACGGCTCGGCCTTCGCCCGAGTGGGAGGCCATTTTCGATCCGAACCTGACGAGGCGTTCGAACCGTGGGTGACTAACGATCCCGATGCCCTGGGGCCTGACCCCTTCGTGGGGCTTCGTCCGGCCTTCGACCTCGACGCGGAACGCGGCGCGGCCTTGATTCGAGCCGCTCTGGCGGATGATCCCACGCTGAACGACGTGGTGGTCTCCTTCGATCCCGACCGATCGCAAGCGACCCTCTCGGGATTGGTACCCGAGCCGGACGACCGCCGCCGAGCCGTCGAGTTGCTGGATCGGTTCTGGTGGCTGGCCGCCGTCGAGGACGCAATGGTCACCCCTTCGATTCCCGAAGGACAGCTTGCCCGGCTCGGGGCACCGTCGGGACCTCCCCGGAGGACCTCAGTGCTGGGACGAGCGTTCCTGGAGGTACCGGTGGCGGTTCGGTGGGATGGACCCCAGCCGGTCGTCGGTTCCGACTGGTGGGTGAACGTCTTCGGCCGTGGTGGATCGCATTTTGCCCACCAGCTTGACCGGAACGCCCCCGGCCGATCCCCCGTTCGCGTCTCGGTTCCCGTGGCACTCCTCGATGCCGACCGATCGGTGCGAATCGCGCTGAGCCTGGGCCGTCCCGAGTCCTCTCCCGACGGTCGAGGGATCGTCAGTGATCTTGCAACGCTGACGGTCCGCCCCTGA
- a CDS encoding DUF1622 domain-containing protein — MVCFLKKHPYESVITEVRQQLGKGILLGLEFLIAADIIHTVAVDLTFESITVLAVVVLIRTFLSFTLEAELHGRWPWQQPREAR, encoded by the coding sequence ATGGTCTGCTTTTTGAAGAAACATCCGTATGAGAGTGTGATCACGGAGGTGCGTCAGCAACTCGGCAAGGGAATTCTCCTGGGGCTCGAGTTCCTCATCGCCGCAGACATCATCCACACAGTCGCGGTTGATTTGACGTTCGAGTCGATCACCGTGCTGGCGGTGGTCGTGCTGATTCGAACCTTCCTGAGCTTCACGTTGGAAGCGGAGCTGCACGGGCGATGGCCCTGGCAGCAACCTCGTGAGGCTCGCTAG
- a CDS encoding type II and III secretion system protein: MMSIGAWSAATEGAYQGGAPSSAPVNRPPSPVPPVQYLRAGANLFNQGDYDLAAQYLKAAHDYRDGLSESERSRLDEYLEAMDSLVTKPAPAPGPVATPAPAPTPGVSQAAEPGSEPIGRDYATDSKSTARWLLVSAREDLAKGDYDAAQAKLDKARNMDVKWGLFDDLSPNKLQKELDKARPADGAATVADANRPVDDPKAAKAAAKLKLEEAREALSRGDYDRAQAIAMEVETWDLSFGIFEDSPEKVTSAARALRSRQDSGDQNDQSTYDLLVSEARALLQQGEYDQAAKKARNALQLNVVPTLDADRAEAVLHDIELVRGGAAPAAMDPNVRMVQNVEGEDAIGFDPFAEAAPAPIDALPTFDEPAGAAVVVGDAPAPAVDAASAAMDRANALMAGGNFAAAREAVDQAVAAGAGAEAEDLRAQIDLAQQAAALQLYDAALAAVRSQEFDRARAMLNEIASMPSALDNSISQRVEDLLMKLPQDGTGRVDNLDAQLDAETINAQRLNAEVGTKVAESRRLMEVEPDKAIALLEETKASVMAADLSTPVARTMIRRLEVAIELAKKDKLAFDAKMNDKEAYAEAQRTKLRILEADSAKQRQVTEMMDKAMAAQNDGDYAAAEAWAERVIALDPNNVSATAMATVMRVRRHYEEDQRIRAAKEEGVLNALHDVDRASVIDGDLLRDGITYPRNFLEMTKNRDRFADPMPYKEPETLEVEKKLNEPISINMPNGTIGEAVGFLRNYTGLNIVVDNVALQDEALTESTQINNLVLTNTKIKTVLRLMLEPHGLSYKVEDGVLVITTPQSKSRSFARVYQVADLVVAPPRNPKPPMQTINQGDPTAQLNVNQANFSPETQGESGNWTVEKKEDRDVDFTPLIQLITTSIAPGTWEIKDPNTGSSVRTGYGLGGAGFGADDGLGFGEEEPPIGSITPFFLNLSLIIRHTSDVHDQVIDLLRQLRRLQDLQVSVEVRFITVNDSFAEFIGVDFDFSIQSDLFGPKSSFVVPNPAAEPIVPGPGTGTDGDAIAPWLVNPQRDHSLGNRQPLTLGVGNAQPGIGSQRFTGDLQIPVLQDSYSPASLISNLGNLNAGTNFGIAFLSDLEVYLFLTAVQQNTRANVVQAPKVTTFNGASATIGDQTQRFLVTGLTPVVNAGAVAFQPQISPIQDGVTLQVTPVVTADRRYVRLTLSPFFQVLSDVQTFTFGAGAVGGGGLGGGAADLQSTLQLPIVSNTFVMTTVTVPDGGTVLLGGIKRLTEQRLEFGTPVLSKIPTINRLFRNIGIGRTTDSLMLMVTPRIIILEEEEERLGIPAVPIPGL, from the coding sequence ATGATGAGCATCGGGGCCTGGTCGGCCGCCACGGAAGGGGCCTATCAGGGGGGCGCGCCATCGTCCGCCCCGGTCAATCGTCCACCGTCTCCGGTGCCGCCGGTCCAGTACCTGCGGGCCGGTGCGAACCTGTTCAATCAGGGTGACTACGATCTCGCGGCCCAGTACTTGAAGGCCGCTCACGATTATCGCGACGGGCTCTCGGAGTCCGAACGCAGTCGGCTCGACGAGTACCTTGAGGCCATGGACTCGCTCGTGACCAAGCCGGCCCCGGCTCCGGGACCGGTGGCGACGCCGGCTCCGGCACCGACTCCTGGCGTGAGCCAGGCGGCCGAGCCGGGTTCCGAGCCGATCGGGCGCGACTACGCGACCGATTCCAAGTCGACGGCCCGCTGGCTGCTCGTGTCGGCCCGCGAGGACCTCGCCAAGGGCGACTACGACGCCGCCCAGGCGAAGCTCGACAAGGCGAGGAACATGGACGTCAAGTGGGGTCTGTTCGACGACCTCAGCCCGAACAAGCTTCAGAAGGAGCTGGACAAAGCCCGCCCGGCCGACGGTGCCGCCACCGTTGCCGATGCGAATCGTCCGGTCGACGACCCCAAGGCAGCCAAGGCCGCGGCGAAGCTCAAGCTTGAGGAAGCCCGAGAGGCCCTCAGCCGGGGCGACTACGACCGAGCCCAGGCGATTGCCATGGAGGTCGAGACCTGGGACCTGAGCTTCGGCATCTTCGAAGACAGCCCGGAGAAGGTCACTTCTGCCGCCCGAGCCCTGCGATCTCGTCAGGACTCAGGCGATCAGAATGATCAATCGACCTACGATCTGCTCGTCTCCGAGGCTCGGGCCCTGCTGCAGCAAGGGGAATACGACCAGGCCGCCAAGAAGGCCCGGAATGCCCTGCAGCTGAACGTCGTTCCGACGCTCGACGCAGACCGCGCCGAAGCGGTCCTTCACGACATCGAACTGGTCCGCGGCGGGGCCGCTCCGGCTGCGATGGACCCGAACGTTCGGATGGTTCAGAACGTCGAAGGCGAGGATGCGATCGGATTCGATCCCTTCGCCGAGGCCGCTCCGGCTCCGATCGACGCGCTGCCGACCTTCGACGAGCCGGCCGGTGCGGCGGTGGTTGTGGGAGACGCTCCGGCTCCGGCGGTTGACGCCGCCTCGGCCGCGATGGACCGGGCGAACGCCCTGATGGCCGGTGGCAACTTCGCCGCCGCTCGCGAGGCCGTGGACCAGGCGGTTGCGGCCGGTGCCGGTGCCGAGGCCGAAGACCTGCGAGCCCAGATCGATCTGGCCCAGCAGGCCGCGGCCTTGCAACTCTACGATGCCGCCCTGGCCGCCGTCCGCAGCCAGGAGTTCGATCGGGCCCGAGCGATGCTCAACGAGATCGCCTCGATGCCTTCGGCCCTCGACAACTCGATCAGCCAGCGGGTCGAAGACCTGCTGATGAAGCTCCCTCAGGATGGCACGGGCCGGGTCGACAACCTCGACGCCCAGCTCGACGCCGAGACGATCAATGCCCAGCGGCTCAACGCCGAGGTGGGGACCAAGGTCGCCGAATCGCGCCGCCTGATGGAGGTCGAGCCGGACAAGGCTATCGCCTTGCTCGAAGAGACCAAGGCCTCGGTCATGGCCGCGGACCTGTCCACTCCGGTCGCTCGCACGATGATCCGCCGGCTTGAGGTCGCCATCGAACTGGCCAAGAAGGACAAGCTCGCCTTCGACGCCAAGATGAACGACAAGGAAGCTTACGCGGAAGCCCAGCGGACGAAGCTCCGCATCCTCGAGGCCGACTCTGCCAAGCAGCGTCAGGTCACGGAGATGATGGACAAGGCCATGGCCGCCCAGAACGATGGCGACTACGCCGCCGCCGAAGCCTGGGCCGAACGGGTCATTGCCCTCGACCCGAACAACGTCTCGGCGACTGCGATGGCCACGGTCATGCGGGTCCGCCGCCACTACGAAGAAGACCAGCGCATTCGGGCCGCCAAGGAAGAAGGCGTGCTGAACGCTCTGCACGATGTGGACCGGGCGTCGGTCATCGACGGCGACTTGCTGCGGGACGGCATCACCTACCCGCGCAACTTCCTCGAAATGACCAAGAACCGCGATCGGTTCGCCGACCCGATGCCGTACAAGGAGCCGGAGACGCTTGAGGTCGAGAAAAAGCTCAATGAGCCGATCTCGATCAACATGCCCAACGGCACCATCGGCGAGGCGGTGGGCTTCCTGCGGAACTACACCGGCCTGAACATCGTGGTCGACAACGTGGCCCTGCAAGACGAGGCCCTGACCGAGTCGACCCAGATCAACAACCTGGTTCTGACCAACACGAAGATCAAGACCGTCCTGCGACTGATGCTTGAGCCGCACGGCCTGAGCTACAAGGTCGAGGATGGCGTGCTGGTCATCACCACGCCTCAGTCCAAGAGCCGCTCGTTCGCTCGGGTCTATCAGGTGGCCGACCTCGTGGTTGCCCCGCCTCGGAACCCGAAGCCGCCGATGCAGACGATTAACCAGGGTGACCCGACCGCCCAGCTCAACGTCAACCAGGCGAACTTCTCTCCCGAGACGCAGGGGGAATCGGGCAACTGGACGGTGGAGAAGAAGGAAGACCGCGACGTCGACTTCACCCCCTTGATCCAGCTGATTACCACCTCGATCGCCCCGGGCACCTGGGAGATCAAGGACCCGAACACGGGCAGCTCGGTCCGGACCGGCTACGGCCTGGGTGGTGCCGGCTTCGGTGCCGACGACGGCCTGGGCTTCGGTGAGGAAGAGCCCCCGATCGGCTCGATCACGCCGTTCTTCCTGAACCTGAGCCTCATCATCCGCCACACGTCGGACGTGCACGATCAGGTCATCGACCTGCTCCGACAGCTCCGGCGGCTCCAGGACCTTCAGGTTTCGGTCGAGGTGCGGTTCATCACCGTCAACGACAGCTTCGCCGAGTTCATCGGTGTCGACTTCGACTTCTCGATCCAGTCTGACCTGTTCGGACCCAAGAGCAGCTTTGTCGTCCCGAACCCGGCCGCCGAGCCGATCGTTCCTGGCCCCGGCACGGGCACCGATGGTGACGCCATCGCTCCCTGGCTGGTCAACCCGCAGCGAGACCACTCGCTGGGCAACCGTCAGCCCCTGACCCTCGGCGTGGGCAACGCTCAGCCGGGTATCGGGTCGCAGCGGTTCACCGGAGACCTGCAAATCCCGGTCTTGCAGGATAGCTACTCGCCGGCGAGCCTGATTTCGAACCTCGGCAACCTGAACGCAGGGACGAATTTCGGTATCGCCTTCCTCAGCGACCTGGAAGTCTACCTGTTCCTCACGGCGGTCCAGCAGAACACGCGGGCCAACGTGGTGCAGGCTCCGAAGGTCACCACCTTCAACGGTGCGTCGGCGACCATCGGTGACCAGACACAGCGGTTCCTCGTCACCGGCCTGACGCCGGTGGTCAACGCGGGTGCCGTCGCCTTCCAGCCGCAGATTTCGCCGATCCAGGACGGTGTGACCCTGCAGGTGACCCCGGTCGTCACGGCGGACCGTCGCTACGTCCGACTGACCCTCTCGCCGTTCTTCCAGGTGCTCTCCGACGTGCAAACCTTCACCTTCGGTGCGGGTGCGGTCGGCGGCGGTGGCCTGGGCGGCGGTGCGGCTGACCTGCAATCGACCCTCCAGCTGCCGATCGTCTCCAACACCTTCGTCATGACGACGGTGACGGTTCCCGACGGTGGCACGGTGCTCCTCGGCGGCATCAAGCGGCTGACCGAGCAGCGGCTGGAGTTCGGCACGCCGGTCCTCTCGAAGATTCCGACCATCAACCGCCTGTTCCGCAACATCGGCATCGGCCGAACCACGGACAGCCTCATGCTGATGGTCACGCCTCGGATCATCATCCTCGAGGAGGAAGAGGAACGGCTGGGCATCCCGGCTGTCCCGATTCCGGGCCTCTGA
- a CDS encoding YdjY domain-containing protein, producing MIAPWLVGLVLIAPSPVQLPVDAPQDDSFQAPESYRPLGPALWFDPESRRLILRAQVVRREGFLEHLLCLRHSKEHESILATRATPRLIHAGLILTGVEPGHPVRYRPEFAPAAGPEIAITVEWVEDNQPRSADARTFVQNEQTGESLKHHWVFAGSMEIDRPGLEQPLYAADGGDLITVANFPEAILDLPIASTADDQALNYVANTPVLPPLGDFVTLIFTPVKPQEPVAEPSSPSEAPGR from the coding sequence ATGATCGCTCCCTGGCTCGTCGGACTCGTCCTGATCGCTCCCAGCCCGGTTCAGCTCCCCGTCGATGCTCCGCAGGACGACTCGTTCCAGGCCCCCGAATCGTATCGCCCGCTCGGCCCGGCACTCTGGTTCGATCCCGAGTCGAGACGCCTGATCCTTCGGGCCCAGGTCGTGCGCCGAGAAGGGTTCCTTGAGCACTTGCTTTGCCTGCGGCACTCGAAGGAGCACGAGTCGATCCTTGCCACCCGGGCCACTCCTCGCCTGATTCACGCCGGCCTGATCCTCACCGGGGTCGAGCCCGGCCACCCGGTGCGGTATCGTCCGGAATTTGCCCCGGCGGCCGGACCGGAAATCGCCATCACCGTCGAATGGGTCGAGGACAACCAACCCCGATCGGCTGACGCTCGCACGTTCGTCCAGAACGAACAGACGGGGGAATCGCTGAAGCATCACTGGGTGTTCGCCGGCAGCATGGAAATCGATCGGCCGGGGCTTGAGCAGCCGCTCTACGCCGCCGATGGGGGCGACCTGATTACTGTCGCCAACTTTCCAGAGGCGATCCTTGACCTACCGATTGCCAGCACCGCCGACGACCAGGCCCTGAATTACGTGGCCAATACGCCGGTGCTTCCTCCCCTGGGCGACTTCGTCACCTTGATCTTCACGCCGGTCAAGCCTCAGGAGCCCGTCGCCGAACCGTCCTCCCCCTCCGAAGCGCCAGGTCGGTGA